In Lonchura striata isolate bLonStr1 chromosome 11, bLonStr1.mat, whole genome shotgun sequence, the following proteins share a genomic window:
- the SEMA6D gene encoding semaphorin-6D isoform X4, translated as MRLPVLCALVTLLSLSRCRAVSFPEDEEPINVVDYHYSRQYPVFRGRPSGNESQHRLDFQLMLKIRDTLYITGRDQVYTVNLNEVPKSEVIPSKKLTWRSKQQDRENCAMKGKHKDECHNFIKVFVPRNDEMVFVCGTNAFNPMCRYYQLNTLEYDGEEISGLARCPFDARQTNVALFADGKLYSATVADFLASDAVIYRSMGDGSALRTIKYDSKWIKEPHFLHAIEYGNYVYFFFREIAVEHNTLGKAVYSRVARICKNDMGGSQRVLEKHWTSFLKARLNCSVPGDSFFYFDVLQSITDIIEINGVPTVVGVFTTQLNSIPGSAVCAFSMDDIEKVFKGRFKEQKTPDSVWTAVPEDKVPKPRPGCCAKHGLAEAYKTSIDFPDETLSFIKSHPLMDSAVPSVTEEPWFTKTRVRYRLTAIAVDHAAGPYQNYTVIFVGSEAGVVLKILAKTRPFSLNDSILLEEIEAYNHAKCNAESEEDRRVISLQLDRDHHALFVAFSSCVVRIPLSRCERHGSCKKACIASRDPYCGWLDHEACGRVTPGMLTGGYIQDVEYGNTAQLGDCHDMEFSSASITTMASIPVISPKVIGSWKPKVTGSRKFVVQDDPNTSDYSDPLSGVPKGVRWEVQSGESNQMVHMNVLITCVFAAFVLGAFIAGVAVYCYRDIFVRKSRKIHKDAESAQSCTDSSGSFAKLNGLFDSPVKEYQQNIDSPKLYTNLLTSRKELPPNGDTKSMMMDHRGQPPELAALPTPESTPVLQQKTLQAMKSQSDKTHGNLNASRKETPLKSPQFFPSSPPPHSPLSHGHIPSAIVLPNATHDYNTSFSNSNAHKADKKMQHIDHPLTKSSSKRDHRRSVDSRNTLNDFLKHLNETTNNPKAIMGDIQVAHQTLMLDPMGNMSEIPPKVPNREASLYSPPSTLPRNSPTKRVDVPTTPAVPMTSLERQRGYHKNSSQRHSISALPKNLNSPNGVLLSRQPSINRGGYMTPTAGTKMDYMQGTPVTVHLQPSLSRQSSYTSNGTLPRTGIKRTPSLKPDVPPKPSFVPQTTSVRPLNKYSY; from the exons ATGAGGCTCCCGGTGCTCTGTGCCTTGGTGACGCTGCTGAGCCTGTCCCGCTGCCGGGCCGTCAGCTTCCCCGAAGACGAGGAGCCCATTAACGTCGTGGACTACCACT ATTCAAGGCAATATCCAGTATTTAGAGGACGCCCTTCAGGCAATGAATCTCAGCACAGACTGGACTTCCAACTAATGTTGAAAATTCGAGACACACTCTATATCACTGGCAG GGACCAGGTTTACACTGTAAATTTAAATGAAGTTCCGAAATCAGAAGTTATCCCAAGCAAG AAATTAACATGGAGATCAAAGCAGCAGGACAGAGAGAACTGTGCTATGAAAGGCAAACATAAA GATGAATGCCATAACTTCATTAAAGTCTTTGTTCCAAGAAATGATGAGATGGTGTTTGTCTGTGGAACAAATGCATTTAACCCTATGTGCAGATACTATCAG tTGAATACATTAGAGTATGATGGGGAGGAAATTAGTGGTTTGGCAAGATGCCCATTTGATGCCAGACAAACCAATGTCGCCCTCTTTGCTG ATGGAAAATTGTATTCGGCAACAGTAGCAGATTTCCTGGCAAGTGATGCTGTTATTTATCGCAGCATGGGGGATGGATCTGCCTTAAGAACAATAAAGTATGACTCCAAATGGATAAAAG AACCACACTTCCTTCATGCCATAGAATATGGGAActatgtttatttcttcttcagaGAAATTGCTGTAGAGCACAACACTTTAGGCAAG GCTGTATATTCCCGTGTGGCACGCATCTGCAAAAATGACATGGGGGGCTCCCAAAGGGTTCTGGAGAAGCACTGGACATCCTTTCTGAAAGCTCGGCTCAATTGCTCAGTTCCTGGGGATTCATTCTTCTACTTTGATGTTCTGCAGTCTATCACAGACATAATAGAAATCAATGGAGTGCCCACTGTTGTGGGGGTATTCACCACACAGCTCAACAG CATCCCTGGTTCAGCAGTGTGTGCTTTTAGCATGGATGACATTGAGAAAGTCTTCAAAGGGAGATTTAAAGAACAAAAGACTCCTGACTCTGTTTGGACAGCTGTACCTGAAGACAAAGTACCAAAGCCAAG acctggctgctgTGCAAAACATGGCCTAGCAGAGGCTTACAAAACCTCCATTGATTTCCCAGACGAAACGCTCTCCTTCATCAAATCTCATCCATTGATGGACTCAGCTGTTCCCTCAGTCACTGAGGAGCCCTGGTTTACCAAAACACGTGTCAG ATACAGATTGACAGCAATTGCTGTAGACCACGCTGCTGGACCCTACCAGAACTACACAGTCATATTTGTTGGCTCTGAAGCAGGAGTAGTACTTAAAATCTTGGCAAAGACCAGGCCTTTTTCTTTGAATGACAGCATATTACTGGAAGAGATTGAAGCATATAATCATGCAAA GTGTAATGCAGAAAGCGAGGAGGACAGAAGAGTCATTTCCCTCCAGCTGGACAGAGACCACCATGCCCTGTTCGTGGCATTCTCCAGCTGCGTCGTTAGAATTCCTCTGAGTCGGTGTGAGCGTCATGGGTCATGTAAAAA GGCATGTATTGCTTCACGGGACCCTTACTGTGGCTGGTTAGACCATGAAGCGTGTGGAAGAGTGACACCAGGCATGCT CACTGGAGGATATATACAAGATGTCGAATATGGCAACACGGCACAGCTTGGGGACTGCCATG ACATGGAGTTCTCCTCAGCTTCCATTACCACAATGGCAAGTATCCCAGTTATATCACCTAAAGTGATTGGTTCCTGGAAACCTAAAGTGACTGGCTCTCGGAAATTTGTAGTTCAAGATGACCCAAACACTTCTGATTATTCTGATCCATTATCAGGTGTCCCAAAGG GTGTGAGGTGGGAAGTACAATCAGGAGAGTCCAACCAAATGGTACATATGAATGTCCTAATCACTTGTGTCTTTGCCGCTTTTGTCCTGGGAGCCTTTATTGCGGGCGTGGCCGTTTACTGCTACCGGGATATATTTGTGCGGAAATCCAGGAAAATACACAAAGATGCAGAATCAGCTCAGTCCTGCACTGACTCCAGCGGGAGCTTTGCCAAACTGAATGGGCTGTTTGACAGTCCTGTCAAGGAGTATCAGCAGAACATTGATTCACCCAAACTGTACACAAACCTGTTGACCAGCAGAAAGGAGTTGCCTCCAAACGGTGATACCAAGTCCATGATGATGGACCATAGGGGACAGCCTCCAGAATTAGCTGCACTTCCAACTCCAGAATCTACTCCAGTTCTTCAACAAAAGACTCTGCAGGCTATGAAAAGTCAGTCGGACAAAACGCATGGTAACCTCAATGCTTCACGAAAGGAAACCCCACTAAAAAGCCCTCAGTTTTTTCCTTCTAGTCCTCCACCCCACTCTCCTTTAAGTCATGGACATATTCCCAGTGCTATTGTTCTTCCCAATGCTACCCATGACTACAATACATCTTTCTCAAATTCTAATGCGCACAAGGCAGACAAAAAGATGCAACATATTGATCATCCACTTACAAAATCATCCAGCAAAAGAGACCACAGGAGATCTGTTGATTCCAGGAACACCCTGAATGATTTTCTGAAACACTTAAATGAAACTACTAATAATCCTAAAGCGATTATGGGAGATATTCAAGTGGCCCACCAGACTTTAATGCTGGATCCAATGGGCAATATGTCTGAGATCCCACCTAAGGTTCCCAACAGGGAGGCATCTTTATATTCTCCTCCATCGACTCTGCCAAGAAACAGTCCCACAAAACGAGTGGATGTTCCCACCACTCCTGCAGTACCAATGACCTCTTTGGAAAGGCAGAGGGGTTATCACAAAAATTCTTCACAGAGGCACTCAATATCTGCCCTTCCTAAAAACTTGAACTCACCAAATGGTGTTTTGTTATCCAGACAGCCAAGTATTAATCGTGGGGGGTACATGACTCCCACGGCAGGCACTAAGATGGACTACATGCAAGGGACGCCTGTCACCGTTCACCTCCAGCCTTCCTTGTCCAGGCAAAGCAGCTACACGAGCAATGGCACCCTGCCTCGCACAGGAATAAAGAGGACACCCTCCCTAAAACCTGATGTGCCACCAAAACCCTCATTCGTCCCTCAGACAACATCAGTCAGACCACTGAACAAATACAGCTACTAG
- the SEMA6D gene encoding semaphorin-6D isoform X5: MRLPVLCALVTLLSLSRCRAVSFPEDEEPINVVDYHYSRQYPVFRGRPSGNESQHRLDFQLMLKIRDTLYITGRDQVYTVNLNEVPKSEVIPSKKLTWRSKQQDRENCAMKGKHKDECHNFIKVFVPRNDEMVFVCGTNAFNPMCRYYQLNTLEYDGEEISGLARCPFDARQTNVALFADGKLYSATVADFLASDAVIYRSMGDGSALRTIKYDSKWIKEPHFLHAIEYGNYVYFFFREIAVEHNTLGKAVYSRVARICKNDMGGSQRVLEKHWTSFLKARLNCSVPGDSFFYFDVLQSITDIIEINGVPTVVGVFTTQLNSIPGSAVCAFSMDDIEKVFKGRFKEQKTPDSVWTAVPEDKVPKPRPGCCAKHGLAEAYKTSIDFPDETLSFIKSHPLMDSAVPSVTEEPWFTKTRVRYRLTAIAVDHAAGPYQNYTVIFVGSEAGVVLKILAKTRPFSLNDSILLEEIEAYNHAKCNAESEEDRRVISLQLDRDHHALFVAFSSCVVRIPLSRCERHGSCKKACIASRDPYCGWLDHEACGRVTPGMLFSLFVSYNHSTGGYIQDVEYGNTAQLGDCHEILPTTATPDYKIFGDPTSGVRWEVQSGESNQMVHMNVLITCVFAAFVLGAFIAGVAVYCYRDIFVRKSRKIHKDAESAQSCTDSSGSFAKLNGLFDSPVKEYQQNIDSPKLYTNLLTSRKELPPNGDTKSMMMDHRGQPPELAALPTPESTPVLQQKTLQAMKSQSDKTHGNLNASRKETPLKSPQFFPSSPPPHSPLSHGHIPSAIVLPNATHDYNTSFSNSNAHKADKKMQHIDHPLTKSSSKRDHRRSVDSRNTLNDFLKHLNETTNNPKAIMGDIQVAHQTLMLDPMGNMSEIPPKVPNREASLYSPPSTLPRNSPTKRVDVPTTPAVPMTSLERQRGYHKNSSQRHSISALPKNLNSPNGVLLSRQPSINRGGYMTPTAGTKMDYMQGTPVTVHLQPSLSRQSSYTSNGTLPRTGIKRTPSLKPDVPPKPSFVPQTTSVRPLNKYSY, translated from the exons ATGAGGCTCCCGGTGCTCTGTGCCTTGGTGACGCTGCTGAGCCTGTCCCGCTGCCGGGCCGTCAGCTTCCCCGAAGACGAGGAGCCCATTAACGTCGTGGACTACCACT ATTCAAGGCAATATCCAGTATTTAGAGGACGCCCTTCAGGCAATGAATCTCAGCACAGACTGGACTTCCAACTAATGTTGAAAATTCGAGACACACTCTATATCACTGGCAG GGACCAGGTTTACACTGTAAATTTAAATGAAGTTCCGAAATCAGAAGTTATCCCAAGCAAG AAATTAACATGGAGATCAAAGCAGCAGGACAGAGAGAACTGTGCTATGAAAGGCAAACATAAA GATGAATGCCATAACTTCATTAAAGTCTTTGTTCCAAGAAATGATGAGATGGTGTTTGTCTGTGGAACAAATGCATTTAACCCTATGTGCAGATACTATCAG tTGAATACATTAGAGTATGATGGGGAGGAAATTAGTGGTTTGGCAAGATGCCCATTTGATGCCAGACAAACCAATGTCGCCCTCTTTGCTG ATGGAAAATTGTATTCGGCAACAGTAGCAGATTTCCTGGCAAGTGATGCTGTTATTTATCGCAGCATGGGGGATGGATCTGCCTTAAGAACAATAAAGTATGACTCCAAATGGATAAAAG AACCACACTTCCTTCATGCCATAGAATATGGGAActatgtttatttcttcttcagaGAAATTGCTGTAGAGCACAACACTTTAGGCAAG GCTGTATATTCCCGTGTGGCACGCATCTGCAAAAATGACATGGGGGGCTCCCAAAGGGTTCTGGAGAAGCACTGGACATCCTTTCTGAAAGCTCGGCTCAATTGCTCAGTTCCTGGGGATTCATTCTTCTACTTTGATGTTCTGCAGTCTATCACAGACATAATAGAAATCAATGGAGTGCCCACTGTTGTGGGGGTATTCACCACACAGCTCAACAG CATCCCTGGTTCAGCAGTGTGTGCTTTTAGCATGGATGACATTGAGAAAGTCTTCAAAGGGAGATTTAAAGAACAAAAGACTCCTGACTCTGTTTGGACAGCTGTACCTGAAGACAAAGTACCAAAGCCAAG acctggctgctgTGCAAAACATGGCCTAGCAGAGGCTTACAAAACCTCCATTGATTTCCCAGACGAAACGCTCTCCTTCATCAAATCTCATCCATTGATGGACTCAGCTGTTCCCTCAGTCACTGAGGAGCCCTGGTTTACCAAAACACGTGTCAG ATACAGATTGACAGCAATTGCTGTAGACCACGCTGCTGGACCCTACCAGAACTACACAGTCATATTTGTTGGCTCTGAAGCAGGAGTAGTACTTAAAATCTTGGCAAAGACCAGGCCTTTTTCTTTGAATGACAGCATATTACTGGAAGAGATTGAAGCATATAATCATGCAAA GTGTAATGCAGAAAGCGAGGAGGACAGAAGAGTCATTTCCCTCCAGCTGGACAGAGACCACCATGCCCTGTTCGTGGCATTCTCCAGCTGCGTCGTTAGAATTCCTCTGAGTCGGTGTGAGCGTCATGGGTCATGTAAAAA GGCATGTATTGCTTCACGGGACCCTTACTGTGGCTGGTTAGACCATGAAGCGTGTGGAAGAGTGACACCAGGCATGCT GTTCTCTTTGTTTGTTTCATACAACCACAGCACTGGAGGATATATACAAGATGTCGAATATGGCAACACGGCACAGCTTGGGGACTGCCATG AAATTTTGCCTACTACAGCTACACCAGATTACAAAATATTTGGCGACCCAACATCTG GTGTGAGGTGGGAAGTACAATCAGGAGAGTCCAACCAAATGGTACATATGAATGTCCTAATCACTTGTGTCTTTGCCGCTTTTGTCCTGGGAGCCTTTATTGCGGGCGTGGCCGTTTACTGCTACCGGGATATATTTGTGCGGAAATCCAGGAAAATACACAAAGATGCAGAATCAGCTCAGTCCTGCACTGACTCCAGCGGGAGCTTTGCCAAACTGAATGGGCTGTTTGACAGTCCTGTCAAGGAGTATCAGCAGAACATTGATTCACCCAAACTGTACACAAACCTGTTGACCAGCAGAAAGGAGTTGCCTCCAAACGGTGATACCAAGTCCATGATGATGGACCATAGGGGACAGCCTCCAGAATTAGCTGCACTTCCAACTCCAGAATCTACTCCAGTTCTTCAACAAAAGACTCTGCAGGCTATGAAAAGTCAGTCGGACAAAACGCATGGTAACCTCAATGCTTCACGAAAGGAAACCCCACTAAAAAGCCCTCAGTTTTTTCCTTCTAGTCCTCCACCCCACTCTCCTTTAAGTCATGGACATATTCCCAGTGCTATTGTTCTTCCCAATGCTACCCATGACTACAATACATCTTTCTCAAATTCTAATGCGCACAAGGCAGACAAAAAGATGCAACATATTGATCATCCACTTACAAAATCATCCAGCAAAAGAGACCACAGGAGATCTGTTGATTCCAGGAACACCCTGAATGATTTTCTGAAACACTTAAATGAAACTACTAATAATCCTAAAGCGATTATGGGAGATATTCAAGTGGCCCACCAGACTTTAATGCTGGATCCAATGGGCAATATGTCTGAGATCCCACCTAAGGTTCCCAACAGGGAGGCATCTTTATATTCTCCTCCATCGACTCTGCCAAGAAACAGTCCCACAAAACGAGTGGATGTTCCCACCACTCCTGCAGTACCAATGACCTCTTTGGAAAGGCAGAGGGGTTATCACAAAAATTCTTCACAGAGGCACTCAATATCTGCCCTTCCTAAAAACTTGAACTCACCAAATGGTGTTTTGTTATCCAGACAGCCAAGTATTAATCGTGGGGGGTACATGACTCCCACGGCAGGCACTAAGATGGACTACATGCAAGGGACGCCTGTCACCGTTCACCTCCAGCCTTCCTTGTCCAGGCAAAGCAGCTACACGAGCAATGGCACCCTGCCTCGCACAGGAATAAAGAGGACACCCTCCCTAAAACCTGATGTGCCACCAAAACCCTCATTCGTCCCTCAGACAACATCAGTCAGACCACTGAACAAATACAGCTACTAG